Proteins co-encoded in one Halorussus salinus genomic window:
- the tbsP gene encoding transcriptional regulator TbsP, which produces METESNLLDQEIAEILRTVIDEAPESMLVVNPSKNAIEELITVATEYEGDLPELRMLAESGTLKDVMEDFIVGSNAADLIDAGSLSLRTTDDVPSNSLLVTDEVVIALVTADDRVGGLTADDEEFVAEAYDSYSAQFEAADEFSLRTPPLSRVRDTLGEEISPDAQNDFDAVLSSMETARGDGDGLDEVTISLLVAAKNEALLYDISKWGEDVGIASKATFSRTKTKLEDMGLIGTEKVPIDVGRPRLRLKLANDELRNADTDQLASAAQSLLH; this is translated from the coding sequence ATGGAGACCGAATCGAATTTACTCGACCAAGAAATCGCCGAAATCCTTCGGACGGTCATCGACGAAGCGCCCGAATCGATGCTCGTCGTCAACCCGTCGAAGAACGCTATCGAAGAACTGATCACCGTCGCCACGGAGTACGAGGGCGACCTGCCGGAACTCCGCATGCTCGCGGAGTCGGGTACGCTGAAAGACGTGATGGAGGACTTCATCGTCGGCAGTAACGCGGCCGACCTCATCGACGCGGGGTCGCTCTCGCTTCGCACCACCGACGACGTGCCGAGCAACTCTCTGCTCGTCACCGACGAAGTCGTCATCGCGCTCGTGACCGCGGACGACCGTGTGGGCGGCCTCACGGCCGACGACGAGGAGTTCGTCGCAGAAGCCTACGACTCGTACTCCGCGCAGTTCGAGGCCGCCGACGAGTTCTCGCTGCGCACGCCGCCGCTCTCGCGCGTCCGCGACACGCTCGGCGAGGAGATCAGCCCCGACGCCCAGAACGACTTCGACGCGGTTCTCTCCTCGATGGAGACCGCGCGCGGAGACGGCGACGGACTCGACGAGGTTACCATCAGTCTCCTCGTCGCGGCGAAGAACGAGGCCCTGCTGTACGACATCAGCAAGTGGGGCGAGGACGTTGGCATCGCCAGCAAGGCGACGTTCTCGCGGACGAAGACGAAGCTCGAAGACATGGGCCTCATCGGGACCGAGAAGGTTCCCATCGACGTGGGTCGCCCGCGCCTGCGCCTGAAGTTGGCCAACGACGAACTCCGTAATGCGGACACCGACCAGCTCGCCAGCGCGGCCCAGAGCCTGCTGCACTGA
- a CDS encoding YcaO-like family protein encodes MNRPTVGLVGEGPAIDAVAAALADVDAETVECAPEQVAGTDFAVVAGDADDSRAPDDRHPTRFAAANRAAREGGTPWLAVELGGVGGRALDIDAAVSGFAPGTACWQCLRTRVAANADESEASSGTDPDPDPDPAVARFAGALAGREAATLLSGGESRILGGVVEVPHAERNLLPVPGCEVCDDDSDVSLRLSASLDREYADTELEGALSRAEQAMDERVGLVSTIGEAESFPAPYYLAQLADTSGFSDAQAAEQAAGVADDWNAALMKALGEALERYAAGVYREEGFRTARTGDLDAADSDGDGSDSVVAPTQFVRPEEWTGTDADTELSWVEGRNLHSDEQVHLPAEFVHFPPPEVRHKPSITTGLGLGSSTVEALLAGCYETIERDATMLSWYSTFDPLELAVEDERFDALRARAHAEDLEVTPLLVTQDVDVPVVAVAVHREGEWPRFAVGSDADLDPEEAATSALAEALQNWMELRSMGEDDAADADGAIGRYADFPATAREFVASETAIPAASVGPADPPTGEAELDALLERLADADLSAYAARLTTRDVERLGFEAVRVLVPAAQPLFTGEAFFGERSREVPPELGFEFRPDRDLHPYP; translated from the coding sequence ATGAACCGACCGACAGTCGGACTCGTCGGCGAGGGTCCGGCAATCGACGCGGTCGCGGCCGCGCTCGCCGACGTGGACGCCGAGACCGTCGAGTGTGCCCCCGAACAGGTCGCAGGGACCGACTTCGCCGTCGTCGCCGGTGACGCCGACGACTCCCGCGCTCCCGACGACCGTCACCCTACGCGCTTCGCCGCGGCGAACCGCGCGGCCCGCGAGGGCGGGACGCCGTGGCTCGCGGTCGAACTCGGCGGCGTCGGCGGTCGCGCTCTCGACATCGACGCCGCGGTCTCGGGATTCGCGCCGGGGACCGCGTGCTGGCAGTGTCTCCGGACGCGCGTCGCCGCGAACGCAGACGAGAGCGAAGCGAGTTCCGGAACCGACCCCGACCCCGACCCCGACCCGGCCGTCGCGCGCTTCGCGGGCGCGCTCGCCGGGCGTGAGGCCGCCACCCTCCTGTCTGGCGGCGAGTCGCGGATTCTGGGCGGCGTCGTGGAAGTGCCCCACGCCGAGCGAAACCTGTTGCCCGTGCCCGGCTGTGAGGTCTGCGACGACGACTCCGACGTGAGTCTCCGTCTCTCGGCGTCACTCGACCGCGAGTACGCAGACACCGAACTGGAGGGCGCACTCTCGCGCGCCGAGCAGGCCATGGACGAGCGCGTCGGTCTCGTCTCGACAATCGGCGAGGCCGAGTCGTTCCCCGCGCCCTACTACCTCGCCCAACTCGCCGACACCTCGGGGTTCAGCGACGCACAGGCCGCAGAACAGGCCGCTGGCGTCGCCGACGACTGGAACGCCGCGCTGATGAAGGCGCTCGGCGAGGCGCTGGAACGCTACGCCGCGGGCGTCTACCGCGAGGAGGGCTTCCGGACGGCGCGCACGGGCGACCTCGACGCGGCCGATTCCGACGGAGACGGCTCCGACTCGGTGGTCGCGCCCACCCAATTCGTCCGGCCCGAGGAGTGGACCGGCACGGACGCTGACACCGAACTGTCGTGGGTCGAGGGCCGGAACCTCCACAGCGACGAGCAGGTCCACCTCCCGGCGGAGTTCGTCCACTTCCCGCCGCCCGAGGTCCGTCACAAGCCCTCCATCACGACCGGTCTCGGTCTCGGAAGTTCGACCGTCGAAGCCCTCCTCGCGGGCTGTTACGAGACCATCGAGCGCGACGCGACGATGCTCTCGTGGTACTCGACGTTCGACCCGCTGGAACTCGCGGTCGAGGACGAGCGGTTCGACGCGTTGCGGGCGCGCGCTCACGCGGAAGATTTGGAGGTCACGCCCTTGCTGGTCACGCAGGACGTGGACGTGCCGGTGGTTGCGGTCGCGGTCCACCGCGAGGGCGAGTGGCCCCGGTTCGCGGTCGGCTCCGACGCCGACCTCGACCCCGAGGAGGCCGCCACGTCCGCGCTCGCCGAGGCGCTCCAGAACTGGATGGAACTGCGTTCGATGGGCGAGGACGACGCCGCCGACGCCGACGGTGCCATCGGTCGGTACGCCGACTTCCCCGCGACCGCCCGCGAGTTCGTGGCGAGCGAGACCGCGATTCCCGCCGCGAGCGTCGGTCCGGCCGACCCGCCGACCGGGGAGGCGGAACTCGACGCGCTCCTCGAACGCCTCGCCGACGCCGACCTGTCGGCCTACGCCGCGCGCCTGACGACCCGCGACGTGGAGCGACTCGGATTCGAGGCGGTCCGGGTACTGGTCCCCGCGGCCCAACCGCTGTTCACCGGCGAAGCGTTCTTCGGCGAGCGGTCGCGCGAGGTGCCCCCGGAACTTGGCTTCGAGTTCCGGCCCGACCGCGACCTGCATCCGTACCCCTGA